One Podospora pseudopauciseta strain CBS 411.78 chromosome 4, whole genome shotgun sequence genomic window, TGTCTATGATGTGACGATTGGCGGGTTGCTGGGCTGGACGGTGGCATACTGGAGTTACAGACGGTACTGGCCTAGGTTGAGCAGCGCCAAGTGCGATGAGCCCTATGCCGGCCCGCCGGGGGCGGCAGAGGATGGACCGGGGTatgggaggttgagagatgaggaggagggtgctgGTGGCAGGAATGTAGGCTACGAGTTGAGACAGCTGAACAGCAGGTGAAGAGGAAAGCTGATTCGGGTGTATAGTGACCAACCACAACATTTGTCGACAATTGTCACACGGTATATAGTACCATTGGGTATCTATGTACTTGGGAACTTAAACATGGGGATCTGTAAATGATGTAAAGACTGGGAACTTAACAGGTACATGCCTTCCCCTACAACCTGCATGAAGGACCCGGCAAACATTGGCTTCAGGAAAGATGGGATACACGGCGCAGAAGCAAGGAGTTCACGTCCAGTTCAGCATCTGGCACATCTTCTATTAGTACATGCGGCGCTGAAAAACCACTCCATATCGCGATTGCTCCCGTCCACCACCATGGACCCAGTCTATTtactcctccttggtctcgtCCTTGGCCAAGTCATGCTTCTTGAGTAGCGCATCGATCTCGTCGGCGCTCCATAATCTGTGGTAAATCTTGCCGTCCTTGGTCTGGCCAACCGTCGCAAACTCGACTGTCATTTGTTAGCCATGATCCCTCTTATTAATCCGCCTCCAAGACTCACTCTTCTCGCTGCCAAGCTTGGTGGAATCCATCGTCTTGCTCAGCACCTTGACGGCCATACCGCAGGCCTCTTCCAACGTGCAATCCTCCTTGTAATCTTGCTTCAAAAGACTCTGGGCGCTGGCGTGGTTGGCGCCCGAGCTTGTCGCCTTCCACCCGCCGTAGTTGCCTGACGGGTTGCTGAGGTAGAGCTGGAACTGGCGCTGGGGATCCCAACCGGCGTAGATGAAGGAAACGCCAAAGGGCCGGAGACCACCGTGTTGTGTATAACCTTGCTTGAGATCGCAGAGACGACGGACGAGCTGTTCGCAGGGAATGTCTTCGTTGTATGTAAGGAGATAGCGTTGGGCGGCTTGTCGGGCGTagttgatgaggatgttggcGTCGGC contains:
- the PRE9 gene encoding Proteasome subunit alpha type-3 (EggNog:ENOG503NVH4; COG:O; MEROPS:MER0000554), translating into MSRRYDSRTTIFSPDGRLYQVEYALEAISHAGTAIGILAKDGIVLAAERKVTSKLLEQDTSAEKLYILNDNMICAVAGMTADANILINYARQAAQRYLLTYNEDIPCEQLVRRLCDLKQGYTQHGGLRPFGVSFIYAGWDPQRQFQLYLSNPSGNYGGWKATSSGANHASAQSLLKQDYKEDCTLEEACGMAVKVLSKTMDSTKLGSEKIEFATVGQTKDGKIYHRLWSADEIDALLKKHDLAKDETKEE